Proteins from one Anopheles nili chromosome 2, idAnoNiliSN_F5_01, whole genome shotgun sequence genomic window:
- the LOC128732204 gene encoding SWI/SNF-related matrix-associated actin-dependent regulator of chromatin subfamily E member 1 — MALPANYKHNIPGPSMPPQRMRPSGSSADRKDNSSPFMHNPHGNPAFNPQKMGKASAASESKMIKPPKPPEKPLMPYMRYSRKVWDSIKASNSDLKLWEVGKIIGQQWRLLPDGEKEDYIAEYELEKAEHEKNMKAYHNSPAYLAYLTARNKVKPGDGDGHETSSRSSSKGQQADRRIDIQPAEDEDDPDDGYSFKHVAYARFSRNHRLINEIFSDAVVPDVRSVVTTQRMHVLKRQVQSLTMHQMKLQHELQLIEEKFETRKRKFFESSETFQDELKKHCKPAVDEDTFQKLVDRQYEMMKRDRLRALEEAQKPPTPAPTTASQAASSGTATQPPGGPTKPDSEPTQEQPASNESVGSQASPAASVAAAADRSPLATAGSDESQGSQDSTTGATQPMVVEKMDTSEEPRVEAKDDKPMSVGASKPSPDPQKEPVPSAQAPAPPPSHVPAIPDQQVPASVLTPAAAVPQAPTPVVPPAVSIPSSEPKPEIPPSSTVHHTAPAHPPPGTHHVAPTMPPVVHGAYGPHPGPVPPGAPVPPHQVPVVPTPPPPSHTPEAQGPPPNVTVPHHQPPPPPPHHMPPHMQPHPGMPAHGTFPGYPHAGSPRAPYYLPSYGGHPQPYGQYGHYPYHQQYAPPPPPGSYVAGPPGARPPGAPPAMGHYGEVHPHPEAHHAYGPPPPPSAAAGAAPGGMPPVPGAPPTPTMVTATATVTPPTAAVSQPEPGEIEPEKAPVAAASTPASKKRKKGAAAAAKHDDADKKDD; from the exons ATGGCGCTGCCTGCCAACTATAAACACAACATCCCGGGTCCGTCAATGCCCCCGCAGCGGATGCGCCCATCGGGCTCGTCTGCCGACCGCAAAGACAACTCCAGCCCGTTCATGCACAACCCGCACGGTAACCCCGCGTTCAATCCGCAGAAAATGGGTAAAGCGTCGGCCGCTTCCGAGTCTAAAATGATCAAACCGCCCAAGCCACCGGAGAAACCGCTAATGCCGTACATGCGCTACTCGCGCAAGGTGTGGGATTCCATCAAGGCGTCGAACTCGGACCTCAAACTGTGGGAGGTCGGCAAGATCATTGGCCAACAGTGGCGCTTGCTGCCCGATGGTGAAAAGGAAGATTACATCGCGGAGTACGAACTGGAGAAGGCAGAGCACGAGAAGAACATGAAGGCGTACCATAATTCACCGGCCTATCTCGCCTATTTAACCGCCCGCAACAAAGTAAAACCGGGTGATGGCGATGGGCACGAGACGTCGTCCCGATCGAGCTCGAAGGGACAACAGGCAGATCGTCGGATCGACATCCAACCGGCGGAAGATGAAGACGACCCGGACGATGGCTACTCGTTCAAGCACGTGGCGTACGCGCGCTTTTCGCGCAACCATCGGCTGATAAACGAGATCTTCTCCGACGCCGTTGTACCGGACGTGCGGTCCGTTGTGACCACACAACGCATGCACGTGTTAAAGCGTCAGGTGCAGTCACTCACCATGCACCAGATGAAACTGCAGCACGAGTTGCAGCTAATCGAGGAAAAGTTCGAAACGCGCAAGCGGAAGTTTTTCGAATCCAGCGAAACGTTCCAGGATGAGCTTAAGAAGCACTGCAAGCCGGCGGTTGATGAGGACACGTTCCAAAAGCTAGTCGATCGGCAGTACGAGATGATGAAGCGGGATCGTTTGCGCGCTCTTGAGGAAGCTCAGAAACCGCCAACCCCGGCACCGACGACAGCCTCGCAAGCAGCTTCCTCAGGCACCGCCACGCAGCCTCCAGGTGGTCCAACCAAGCCGGATTCAGAGCCAACCCAAGAGCAGCCAG CATCCAACGAATCTGTTGGGTCACAGGCATCACCGGCTGCTAgtgtagctgctgctgctgatcgttCACCACTAGCCACCGCTGGATCGGATGAATCTCAAGGATCGCAGGATTCAACCACCGGAGCCACTCAACCGATGGTTGTGGAGAAGATGGACACATCAGAAGAACCGAGAGTGGAGGCTAAGGATGACAAGCCAATGTCTGTCGGTGCTTCGAAGCCTTCTCCAGATCCTCAGAAGGAACCGGTTCCTTCGGCTCaggcaccagcaccaccaccatcgcatgTGCCCGCCATTCCGGACCAGCAGGTTCCGGCTTCCGTGCTGACACCAGCTGCTGCCGTTCCGCAAGCGCCAACCCCTGTCGTTCCTCCTGCAGTTTCGATTCCATCATCCGAGCCTAAGCCGGAAATTCCTCCCTCATCTACCGTTCATCATACGGCACCAGCTCATCCCCCTCCCGGTACCCATCACGTAGCACCGACGATGCCTCCGGTCGTCCACGGTGCGTATGGACCTCATCCCGGACCAGTTCCACCTGGGGCTCCCGTTCCTCCTCATCAGGTGCCGGTTGTCCCAACACCTCCTCCACCATCGCACACTCCAGAGGCGCAAGGACCGCCACCGAATGTGACCGTGCCACATCATcagcctccaccaccaccaccgcatcATATGCCACCGCACATGCAGCCACACCCGGGTATGCCGGCGCACGGCACATTCCCCGGATATCCGCACGCCGGTTCGCCCCGTGCACCGTACTATCTGCCGTCCTACGGAGGACACCCGCAACCGTACGGGCAGTACGGTCACTATCCGTACCATCAGCAGTacgctccaccaccaccaccgggtagCTATGTTGCGGGTCCTCCGGGAGCGCGTCCTCCCGGGGCTCCCCCTGCAATGGGCCACTACGGAGAGGTGCATCCGCACCCGGAAGCGCACCATGCATACGGGCCTCCGCCTCCACCGTCGGCGGCTGCTGGAGCCGCACCGGGAGGTATGCCACCGGTACCGGGTGCCCCTCCGACACCGACCATGGTCACAGCGACGGCAACCGTCACGCCGCCAACGGCAGCAGTTTCTCAGCCGGAACCGGGGGAGATTGAACCGGAAAAGGCACCGGTGGCCGCCGCATCCACACCAGCATCGAAGAAACGCAAGAAGGGAGCTGCAGCGGCCGCCAAGCACGACGATGCCGACAAAAAGGACGATTAA
- the LOC128731042 gene encoding proteasome subunit alpha type-2, with amino-acid sequence MASERYSFSLTTFSPSGKLVQIEYALAAVAAGAPSVGIKAVNGVVIATENKQKSILYDEHSVHKVEMVTNHIGMIYSGMGPDYRLLVKQARKLAQNYYLTYREPIPTSQLVQKVATVMQEYTQSGGVRPFGVSLLICGWDDGRPYLFQCDPSGAYFAWKATAMGKNANNGKTFLEKRYSEDLELDDAVHTAILTLKEGFEGQMNADNIEVGICDANGFRRLDPSDVQDYLANIP; translated from the exons ATGGCTTCGGAACGGTACAGCTTTTCGCTGACCACCTTCAG CCCATCGGGAAAGCTGGTGCAAATCGAGTATGCCCTCGCAGCGGTTGCGGCCGGAGCACCCTCCGTGGGCATCAAGGCTGTGAACGGGGTCGTGATCGCCAcggaaaacaagcaaaagtCCATCCTGTACGACGAGCACAGTGTGCACAAGGTGGAGATGGTCACCAACCACATCGGCATGATCTACTCCGGAATGGGACCCGACTACCGGCTGCTGGTGAAGCAGGCTCGCAAACTGGCGCAGAACTACTATCTCACGTACCGCGAACCGATCCCAACGTCGCAGCTAGTACAGAAAGTTGCCACCGTCATGCAGGAGTACACGCAGTCCGG TGGCGTGCGACCGTTCGGTGTGTCTTTGCTGATCTGCGGGTGGGATGACGGACGCCCGTACCTGTTCCAGTGTGATCCCTCCGGTGCGTACTTTGCGTGGAAGGCGACGGCCATGGGCAAGAATGCTAACAACGGGAAGACGTTCCTCGAGAAGCGCTACAGCGAAGATCTCGAGCTGGACGATGCCGTTCACACGGCGATCCTCACGCTGAAGGAGGGCTTCGAAGGACAGATGAACGCGGACAACATCGAAGTAGGCATTTGTGATGCGAACGGATTCCGCCGGCTAGACCCGTCGGATGTGCAGGATTACTTGGCGAATATTCCATAA
- the LOC128722688 gene encoding uncharacterized protein LOC128722688, whose protein sequence is MNNMRQVEQKYNLSKCHMYNEKSSFAFWIVLVLLFCLALGNLCLTLSITAILRIYRGMENIELIQDADSIKFYGNIDFDRVYKQDGLLESFYDEPLEIMGDDGDVAINLVNRNGHSHSKIQLSKNGSFLKGINHFDVKDPSTGRQVFGTSRPHYNMPQGAMILQAHLINTGRIASPVNDTLKLQTRNKLTLKGTEGIRMEAKELLWSADQNIILKSDNGSTMLVGSDGVWVNVNNLPMVKSEHGMRASSSQYKLCVCHPQGRIFRMAVPKLHNARVNCAHVSSKENPCV, encoded by the exons ATGAAC AATATGCGGCAAGTAGAGCAAAAGTATAACCTATCCAAGTGTCACATGTACAACGAGAAAAGTTCCTTCGCCTTCTGGATCGTATTGGTACTGCTGTTCTGCCTTGCGCTAGGCAATCTCTGCCTGACCCTGTCCATTACCGCTATTTTGCGCATTTACCGTGGCATGGAAAATATAGAGCTGATCCAGGATGCGGACTCGATCAAATTCTACGGAAACATCGATTTCGATCGCGTGTACAAACAGGACGGCCTGCTGGAGAGCTTCTACGACGAGCCGTTGGAAATAATGGGCGACGATGGAGACGTTGCCATTAACCTCGTCAACCGAAACGGCCATTCGCACAGTAAAATTCAGCTCTCAAAAAATGGGAGCTTTCTAAAGGGCATCAACCACTTCGATGTGAAGGATCCGTCGACGGGGAGACAAGTGTTCGGAACATCGCGACCACACTACAACATGCCGCAGGGCGCCATGATCCTGCAGGCCCATTTGATCAACACCGGTCGCATTGCGTCGCCCGTTAACGACACGTTGAAGCTGCAAACGCGAAACAAACTCACGCTCAAGGGCACGGAAGGAATACGCATGGAGGCCAAGGAGCTTCTGTGGTCGGCGGATCAGAACATCATCCTAAAGTCGGACAACGGGAGCACCATGCTCGTGGGAAGCGACGGTGTTTGGGTGAACGTGAACAATCTGCCGATGGTGAAGAGCGAGCACGGTATGCGCGCCAGTTCGAGTCAGTACAAACTTTGCGTTTGCCATCCGCAGGGAAGAATCTTCCGTATGGCGGTACCGAAATTGCACAATGCCCGGGTGAACTGTGCCCATGTCAGCAGTAAAGAAAATCCGTGCGTGTAG
- the LOC128731286 gene encoding interleukin enhancer-binding factor 2 homolog: MVRPGMMRSGGRGGMGMGMRGVRGAPFLNKKTFLPRHPFDLTLAEMAFPRVQAAQDDAVLTNALVKRSQDLTPAASEQTAISNLVAKVQSVLDNIVLAPGDFTKCQLEEVRQVGSYKKGTMMAGNNVADIVIILKSLPTKDSAEVLGKKVEEDLEKSMKTEVVPKAEALSLAYSEKGFEISNSLAKVRCLIATLPQNMRKLETDKHLEFKIIQSHLAAIRHTRWFEENAHHSTIKVLIRILKDLSRRFDGFKPLNPWICDLLAHSAIMNNPSRQALPVNVAFRRVFQLLASGLFVPGSAGITDPCEVGHFRVHTSMTLVQQDECCMTAQTLVRVLAHGGYKNILGFVENSTVAKEMSVWDGVVVSPMEPAYEKPSEKKEGEEDDMECVEGETIDETVEQLE; this comes from the coding sequence ATGGTGCGCCCGGGAATGATGAGAAGCGGTGGTCGAGGCGGTATGGGAATGGGCATGCGGGGCGTTCGCGGAGCTCCGTTTTTGAACAAGAAAACCTTCCTTCCTCGTCATCCGTTCGATTTGACGCTCGCCGAAATGGCTTTTCCTCGGGTGCAAGCAGCACAGGATGATGCAGTGCTGACCAATGCACTCGTGAAACGGAGCCAGGATCTTACCCCGGCCGCTTCGGAGCAAACCGCAATTTCCAACCTCGTCGCGAAGGTTCAGAGCGTGCTGGACAACATAGTTCTTGCCCCCGGAGACTTTACCAAGTGCCAGCTAGAAGAGGTACGCCAGGTAGGATCGTACAAGAAAGGCACTATGATGGCCGGGAACAACGTCGCAGATATTGTCATAATATTGAAGTCTTTGCCAACGAAAGACAGCGCCGAAGTGTTGGGTAAGAAAGTGGAAGAAGACTTGGAAAAGTCTATGAAAACAGAGGTTGTACCCAAAGCTGAGGCCCTCTCGCTGGCCTACTCGGAGAAGGGATTCGAAATTTCGAATTCACTCGCAAAGGTTCGCTGTCTGATTGCGACGCTGCCGCAAAACATGCGCAAACTGGAGACGGATAAGCATTTGGAATTCAAGATCATCCAAAGCCACCTGGCAGCCATACGGCACACTCGATGGTTCgaggaaaatgcacaccaTTCGACGATAAAAGTACTCATTCGTATTCTCAAGGATCTCTCCCGTCGCTTTGATGGCTTTAAGCCGTTGAACCCGTGGATTTGCGATCTGCTCGCGCATTCCGCCATCATGAACAACCCAAGCAGGCAAGCTCTGCCCGTAAATGTCGCATTCCGACGGGTATTTCAACTGCTTGCTTCAGGGCTGTTCGTCCCCGGCTCGGCTGGCATTACGGACCCATGTGAGGTAGGCCACTTTCGCGTACACACATCGATGACGCTGGTTCAGCAGGACGAATGCTGCATGACGGCACAAACCCTGGTGCGCGTGCTGGCACACGGTGGGTATAAGAACATCCTCGGGTTTGTAGAAAACTCTACCGTCGCGAAGGAAATGTCTGTCTGGGATGGCGTTGTGGTTTCCCCGATGGAACCCGCGTACGAGAAACCATcggaaaagaaggaaggagaagaagaCGACATGGAGTGCGTTGAGGGCGAAACTATAGATGAAACTGTAGAACAGCTAGAATGA
- the LOC128731721 gene encoding 28S ribosomal protein S10, mitochondrial, producing the protein MLKWFNFSRAVTPFVLRPKHHVRGLTDVVSSTAKTVEQPPVEGVPDKLYSRLELQMKGIDPEVMKSYAIFAKTAAEHLDIEVGKHWALRKAVKDRLTLLKSVHIYKKHRVQYEVRNYYRFMHFHKLTGSTLDTFLEYIERNLPEGIALKVTKVELQELPEHLRK; encoded by the exons ATGCTTAAG TGGTTCAATTTTTCCCGCGCTGTAACACCTTTCGTGTTGCGTCCGAAACACCACGTGCGCGGGTTGACTGATGTGGTTTCGTCTACAGCTAAAACAGTGGAACAGCCACCGGTTGAGGGTGTTCCCGACAAATTATATAGCCGGTTGGAACTGCAAATGAAAGGAATTGACCCAGAAGTAATGAAAAGCTATGCCATTTTCGCCAAAACCGCCGCAGAACATCTAGACATTGAAGTGGGCAAACA CTGGGCTCTACGAAAAGCAGTAAAAGATCGTTTAACGCTCCTTAAATCAGTGCATATTTATAAGAAACATCGCGTTCAGTACGAAGTGCGTAATTACTACCGATTTATGCACTTTCACAAGCTCACTGGGTCTACGCTCGATACCTTTTTGGAATATATCGAACGCAATTTGCCGGAAGGAATCGCCCTAAAAGTCACAAAAGTAGAGCTGCAGGAGCTTCCGGAACATTTGCGAAAGTAG